From one Leishmania major strain Friedlin complete genome, chromosome 33 genomic stretch:
- a CDS encoding putative udp-glc 4'-epimerase, whose amino-acid sequence MRVLVCGGVGYIGTHFVRELLRYSPHDVIIADSLEATHGSDVHVDTEKNYAARNPGANLEEVKRSGYRFAKLEVGDVRDVDFLEHVFTTHAPIDAVVHMCAHIVVPESVRDPLRYYDNNVVGMLRILQIMLKYKCDKLILSSTAALFGNPYARMRAGSTDEPDPMKPIRSNAKCMPESPYGTTKLVGEYMLKDCAAAYGIKSVCLRYFNACGADAEGDIGETHEPESHLIPLILRVPLADKINAYNAVHHPERQKVNGYVSIFGTDYPTPDGTCIRDYVHVKDLSSAHVRALDYLAKLTPDDKDRFFSTFNLGTSKGYSVREVIEAARRVTGHPIPEREEKRRDGDPPVLVASGEEAAAALGWTLEYESIDKIIESAWKFHSKHPVGYELH is encoded by the coding sequence atGAGGGTACTTGTCTGTGGTGGTGTGGGGTATATTGGCACGCACTTTGTGCGCGAGCTACTGCGTTACAGCCCCCATGATGTGATCATTGCCGACAGCCTCGAGGCCACTCACGGTTCTGATGTGCACGTGGACACGGAGAAAAACTATGCTGCACGCAACCCTGGCGCAAACTTAGAAGAGGTGAAGAGGAGCGGCTACCGTTTCGCAAAGCTGGAGGTGGGCGACGTGCGTGATGTCGACTTTCTCGAGCACGTTTTCACCACGCACGCCCCGATCGATGCCGTGGTGCACATGTGTGCGCACATTGTGGTGCCGGAGAGTGTGCGCGACCCGCTTCGGTACTACGACAACAACGTCGTTGGTATGCTGCGCATTTTGCAGATCATGCTCAAGTACAAGTGCGACAAGCTCATTCTCTCCAGTACGGCCGCTCTCTTCGGTAACCCTTACGCTCGCATGAGGGCTGGCTCGACCGATGAGCCGGACCCGATGAAGCCTATCCGGTCCAACGCCAAGTGCATGCCGGAGAGTCCGTATGGCACGACCAAGCTGGTGGGCGAGTACATGCTGAAGgactgcgctgccgcctaCGGCATCAAaagcgtgtgtctgcgctaCTTCAATGCatgcggcgccgacgccgagggCGACATTGGCGAGACCCACGAGCCCGAGTCGCATCTTATCCCGCTCATcctgcgcgtgccgctggcGGACAAGATAAACGCTTACAACGCTGTGCACCATCCGGAGCGCCAAAAGGTGAACGGCTACGTTTCCATCTTCGGCACCGACTACCCAACTCCGGACGGCACGTGCATTCGGGATTACGTGCACGTGAAGGATCTGTCCTCGGCTCACGTTCGGGCGCTGGACTACCTGGCTAAGCTGACCCCCGACGACAAGGACAGGTTCTTTTCCACGTTCAACCTTGGCACGTCGAAGGGTTACTCAGTGCGCGAGGTcatcgaggcggcgcggcgcgtaACGGGACACCCGATTCCagaaagggaggagaagcgccgcgacggcgaccCCCCGGTGCTCGTGGCGTCcggtgaggaggcggcggcagcacttGGGTGGACTCTGGAGTACGAATCGATCGACAAGATTATCGAATCCGCGTGGAAGTTTCACAGTA